In a single window of the Brachionichthys hirsutus isolate HB-005 chromosome 18, CSIRO-AGI_Bhir_v1, whole genome shotgun sequence genome:
- the oip5 gene encoding protein Mis18-beta, whose product MEFDGSILIQITDKLKMSARTTEDNPQMTFHCQKCHIVLGDSFDVCGEMKCMDSIMCLRVTEDVVVSDANNEGELADCIFSLLICRGCQSRVGKVVHSSPACFDAVRSLFLLSKASISCYILNSSSMVEASTLTFKMNALKESVTEVKNRFEEQLDRMSRLQIRLANTSAFDS is encoded by the exons ATGGAGTTTGATGGGAGCATCTTAATTCAAATTACCGACAAGTTAAAGATGTCCGCGAGGACCACCGAAGACAATCCGCAGATGACTTTTCACTGTCAGAAATGCCACATTGTCTTGGGGGACTCTTTCGACGTCTGTGGGGAGATGAAATGCATGGATTCCATCATGTGTCTCA GAGTAACTGAGGATGTTGTCGTCAGTGATGCGAACAACGAAGGAGAACTGGCTGATTG CATCTTCAGTCTCCTAATATGCCGCGGCTGCCAGTCGAGGGTGGGCAAGGTTGTTCACTCGTCCCCGGCTTGTTTCGATGCCGTTCGTTCCCTTTTTCTCCTCAGCAAAGCAAGCATCAGCTG TTACATCCTGAACAGCAGCTCGATGGTCGAAGCGTCGACGCTCACGTTTAAAATGAATGCCCTAAAAGAGAGCGTCACAGAG GTGAAAAACCGGTTTGAAGAGCAGCTGGATCGGATGTCGCGCCTTCAGATCAGACTGGCGAACACCAGTGCGTTTGACTCGTAG
- the chp1 gene encoding calcineurin B homologous protein 1 translates to MGSRASTLLREEEIEEIKKETGFSHSQITRLYSRFTSLDKGENGALSREDFQRIPELAINPLGDRIINAFFPVGEDQVNFRGFMRTLAHFRPIEDNDKNKNAATSEPLNSRTNKLLFAFHLYDLDRDDKISRDELLQVLRMMVGVNISDEQLGSIADRTIQEADTNGDNSITFNEFIKVLEKVDVEQKMSIRFLH, encoded by the exons ATGGGTTCCAGAGCCTCCACGTTACTTCGAGAAGAGGAGATCGAAGAAATTAAGAAGGAGACTGGCT TCTCCCACAGTCAGATCACCCGCCTGTACAGTCGCTTCACCAGTCTGGACAAAGGTGAAAACGGTGCCCTCAG TCGAGAGGATTTCCAGAGGATCCCAGAGTTGGCCATCAATCCGCTGGGAGACAGGATCATTAATGCCTTTTTTCCTGTGGG GGAGGACCAGGTAAACTTCAGGGGTTTTATGCGGACCTTAGCTCACTTCCGACCAATCGAGGACAATGACAAGAACAAGAACGCCGCCACAAGTGAACCGCTCAACAGCAGGACAAACAAGCTGCTCT tTGCTTTCCATCTGTATGACCTGGACAGAGATGATAAAATCTCCCGGgatgagctgctgcag GTCTTGCGGATGATGGTTGGTGTGAACATTTCAGACGAACAACTTGGCAGCATTGCTGATAGAACCATTCAGGAAGCTGACACAAACGGAGATAACTCAATTACCTTCAATGAATTCATCAAG GTCCTGGAGAAGGTGGATGTGGAACAGAAGATGAGCATCCGGTTCCTCCACtaa